A stretch of Metabacillus sp. FJAT-52054 DNA encodes these proteins:
- a CDS encoding MFS transporter — protein MATFFLMIIYLAFISLGLPDSVLGAAWPVMQGDLGEPMDRAGLLFMTIAAGTIISSLASGKILNRFGTGPVTLVSCLMTAGGLLGFSIAPSLIWLMICAIPLGLGAGAIDTGLNNYVAIHYKAHHMSWLHCFWGVGATLGPIIMAQSISAENSWRNGYLIIALIQLALAAILFFTLPLWKRAAGKSEPVKEETSEAEQPSGKPVKAYKIKGVHLALFSFLFYCGAEAAMGLWGSSFLVDTKGLPAATAAQWVSLYYGGITVGRLITGFITLKVSNRMLILAGQGIALAGAALLILPLPAGFALAGFVLTGLGLAPIFPCMMHETPVHFGKKHSQAIVGYQMAFAFTGNTFLPPLLGFASYHTTMGIFPLFIIAAIAAMLFSSERLNQLMKEKRKVKEGNHPAF, from the coding sequence ATGGCAACATTTTTCTTGATGATCATCTATTTAGCTTTCATCAGCTTAGGGCTGCCGGATTCCGTACTTGGTGCGGCTTGGCCTGTCATGCAGGGAGACTTGGGCGAACCAATGGATCGGGCTGGCCTGCTCTTTATGACGATTGCTGCAGGGACCATTATTTCCAGTCTGGCAAGCGGTAAAATCCTTAATCGGTTCGGTACCGGTCCTGTCACCCTTGTCAGCTGCCTGATGACAGCTGGCGGACTTTTGGGATTTTCTATTGCCCCTTCACTGATTTGGCTGATGATTTGTGCCATTCCGCTTGGTCTTGGGGCAGGTGCTATCGATACTGGATTGAACAATTATGTGGCTATTCATTATAAAGCGCATCACATGAGCTGGCTGCATTGTTTCTGGGGTGTAGGAGCAACGCTCGGACCGATTATTATGGCGCAATCCATTTCTGCGGAAAACTCATGGAGAAACGGATATCTCATCATTGCTTTGATTCAGCTTGCTTTAGCAGCCATCTTATTTTTCACCCTGCCTTTATGGAAACGTGCCGCGGGTAAGAGTGAGCCTGTGAAAGAAGAAACATCTGAAGCGGAACAGCCATCCGGAAAACCGGTCAAGGCGTATAAAATCAAGGGAGTTCATCTGGCTCTGTTTTCTTTTCTGTTTTACTGCGGTGCTGAAGCTGCAATGGGGTTATGGGGAAGCAGCTTTCTGGTGGATACGAAGGGGCTGCCGGCCGCAACGGCTGCCCAGTGGGTTTCCCTTTATTACGGGGGAATTACTGTTGGGCGCTTAATAACGGGTTTTATCACATTAAAGGTAAGCAATCGGATGCTGATTTTAGCAGGGCAGGGGATTGCGTTAGCGGGAGCTGCGCTATTGATCCTGCCATTGCCGGCTGGCTTTGCACTCGCAGGCTTTGTTTTGACCGGCCTTGGATTAGCCCCGATTTTCCCGTGCATGATGCATGAAACCCCTGTTCATTTTGGAAAAAAGCATTCCCAGGCTATTGTGGGCTATCAAATGGCATTTGCCTTTACAGGAAATACATTTCTTCCGCCTTTGCTTGGATTTGCATCATATCATACGACAATGGGGATTTTTCCGCTGTTTATTATCGCTGCAATTGCTGCGATGCTGTTCAGTTCAGAGAGATTAAATCAATTAATGAAGGAAAAAAGGAAAGTAAAAGAAGGGAACCACCCTGCTTTTTAA
- a CDS encoding MFS transporter codes for MEASLAKKRSVKLNFYLFYFLVFFGIGSLSPLLSVYLRDEIGLSGSQIGMVLSISPVVMILIQPVWGILSDVTKKPVHLLTAAIAVTALMGIAYSAVSSYSLIIGAAAMLAIFQAAIIPLSDSISINYVQKTKMDYGSIRLWGAIGFAVSVLAVGKLAETTSLSVIFYTFTLVMGLGMVFAWQLPRESKPIKVSFKKGMSDLVKAPSYFIFLAVAFLVLGPILANNFYFGIFVDDLGGGLAGIGLAFMLAAGSEAPVMKFANRWIGKFGMKQILLLAAIVSMARWFLYFFEPPLALVYATTVAQGFSTGLFIPAALQYVKDLAPVSAGATAISLYSAVGNGLGNWFCTFLGGFILEAYSVFSVYLFFGILSLLAVILLLFVKQEPGAPA; via the coding sequence TTGGAAGCTTCTCTAGCAAAAAAACGGTCTGTGAAATTGAATTTTTATCTATTTTATTTTCTGGTGTTTTTCGGTATTGGGTCTCTCTCCCCGCTTCTTTCGGTTTATTTACGGGATGAGATTGGTCTTTCAGGGAGCCAGATCGGTATGGTGCTTTCGATCAGTCCGGTTGTGATGATTCTGATTCAGCCAGTCTGGGGAATATTGAGCGACGTAACGAAAAAGCCTGTTCACCTCCTCACCGCAGCAATTGCAGTGACGGCTTTGATGGGAATCGCCTATTCGGCCGTTTCAAGCTATTCACTCATTATTGGCGCCGCAGCGATGCTCGCCATATTCCAGGCAGCCATCATTCCATTATCGGACAGCATCTCGATTAACTATGTTCAAAAAACAAAAATGGACTATGGTTCGATACGGCTTTGGGGAGCCATTGGATTTGCCGTATCGGTTCTGGCTGTCGGAAAACTGGCGGAAACCACCAGCCTGTCCGTTATTTTTTATACGTTTACGCTTGTTATGGGTTTAGGGATGGTTTTTGCGTGGCAGCTTCCGAGAGAAAGCAAGCCGATAAAGGTGAGCTTTAAAAAAGGGATGAGTGATCTTGTCAAAGCACCATCGTATTTTATCTTTTTGGCTGTTGCTTTTCTCGTTCTCGGGCCCATCCTCGCCAACAATTTTTATTTTGGTATTTTCGTAGATGATTTAGGGGGAGGGCTTGCGGGAATTGGACTGGCATTCATGCTTGCTGCCGGAAGCGAAGCACCCGTTATGAAATTTGCAAACCGCTGGATTGGGAAATTCGGAATGAAACAGATTCTCCTTCTTGCCGCCATTGTTTCAATGGCAAGATGGTTCTTATATTTCTTCGAACCCCCGCTTGCTCTCGTCTATGCAACAACGGTGGCACAAGGGTTTTCAACAGGGCTGTTTATTCCCGCCGCACTTCAATATGTAAAAGATCTCGCACCGGTTTCTGCAGGGGCTACAGCAATCAGTCTCTATTCCGCAGTAGGAAATGGCCTGGGCAACTGGTTTTGCACGTTTCTCGGCGGATTTATATTAGAAGCGTATTCCGTCTTTTCCGTCTATCTATTCTTTGGCATATTATCGCTGCTTGCCGTTATTCTGCTGCTGTTTGTGAAGCAGGAGCCGGGGGCGCCAGCCTGA
- a CDS encoding SDR family NAD(P)-dependent oxidoreductase, giving the protein MKYTVITGASSGIGYESALAFAARGKNLIITARREDELQKLKSEVQSINADLDVVIRTADLSSSEEVHQFYEGLKDYELETFINNAGFGNFAAVGEQNLNKIQTMLHLNIEALTILSSLFAGDYSDKEGTQLINVSSGGGYTIVADAVTYCATKFYVSAFTEGLAQELKSKGALMQAKVLAPAATETEFAKRSMDLDSFEYEGAVQKFHTAKEMAGFMLDLYDSEKTVGLVNGETYDFELKDPVYPYADRNRR; this is encoded by the coding sequence ATGAAGTATACGGTTATTACAGGGGCAAGCTCAGGTATCGGATATGAATCGGCGCTGGCCTTTGCTGCCCGCGGCAAGAACTTAATTATTACGGCCCGCAGAGAGGACGAGCTTCAGAAGCTTAAATCAGAGGTTCAAAGCATTAACGCTGATCTTGATGTTGTGATCCGTACGGCTGATTTATCTTCATCAGAAGAAGTACACCAATTTTACGAAGGTCTTAAAGATTATGAACTCGAAACGTTTATTAATAACGCAGGTTTCGGGAACTTCGCAGCTGTTGGTGAACAGAACTTGAATAAAATCCAAACGATGCTTCATCTGAATATCGAAGCGTTGACGATTTTATCCTCACTTTTCGCAGGAGACTACTCTGATAAAGAGGGCACACAGCTGATTAACGTTTCATCAGGAGGCGGTTATACCATCGTAGCCGATGCCGTTACCTACTGCGCGACAAAGTTTTATGTGAGTGCTTTTACTGAGGGTCTTGCACAGGAACTTAAATCGAAAGGTGCTCTTATGCAGGCAAAAGTACTTGCTCCTGCTGCAACAGAAACGGAGTTTGCCAAGCGTTCGATGGACCTTGACAGCTTTGAATACGAGGGTGCCGTTCAGAAATTCCATACGGCTAAAGAAATGGCCGGCTTCATGCTTGATCTGTATGACAGTGAAAAAACAGTCGGACTTGTGAACGGAGAAACGTATGACTTCGAACTGAAGGATCCGGTTTATCCTTACGCAGACCGGAATCGCAGGTAA
- a CDS encoding MerR family transcriptional regulator: MYTISKAAKALGISTHTLRYYEKEEIIEPERKSNGDRIYNDLHLKWLQFVLKLKETQMPVAKIKEYAQLYKLGDHTNMARLQLLEEHRKSIQEQLAVLSVTDQMLEEKIDAYRKSLY, translated from the coding sequence ATGTACACAATCAGCAAAGCTGCTAAAGCTTTAGGAATCAGTACGCATACATTAAGATATTATGAAAAAGAAGAAATTATCGAACCGGAACGTAAATCCAATGGAGACCGGATTTACAATGATCTGCATCTTAAATGGCTGCAGTTTGTTCTTAAATTAAAAGAAACCCAAATGCCTGTAGCGAAAATTAAAGAGTATGCACAATTATACAAATTAGGCGATCATACAAACATGGCAAGACTTCAGCTCCTAGAGGAACATCGAAAGAGTATCCAGGAACAGCTCGCTGTCTTGTCTGTTACCGATCAAATGCTTGAAGAAAAGATTGATGCGTATCGAAAGAGCCTCTATTAA
- the mprF gene encoding bifunctional lysylphosphatidylglycerol flippase/synthetase MprF, which produces MGKQVNLVKLAKILIPFVIIIFIYMEGKKEINQIDPSSLLIQLKSLEPMQIAAMLLIGLAGVSALMAYDLVLTKKLNVSLPWHTFLKVSWIANTFNSVIGFGGFAGAALRGLLLKNHVRDSMIFLSSIVWLMPIMLTGISILAWLPIFSAGTMIPIYTSYPWVKFLLWGMALYLPVYLLTCLVLKNKKPFFSINRWTAWGIAASLLEWIAASLVLWAIALITGTNIPFVSMLTIFVLASIAGVISLVPGGIGSFDLLLLVGLNHAGAQDSQILIILLFYRVFYSLIPFVIGLFFALSEAYSQTRDTVADPFKNNKWMKRFSFIPNSLIPNLSFWALAVLVFLSGVLLLLSAATPGILERIKFAEKLLSEPVMNISDLLSVTAGISLILLSRSIQLKVKSAYVLTYMALLGGALFTFSKGLDYEESLFLMAILALLRLSKNHFYRERHPFSWKASIYMMALTLCALLGYISIGFFDQPFEQLSLPASVKDVLIKTPGELIITAASGFILAVLFNTIGFTFLMKKEQTARNSAELLEFLEYTKGNVLTHLALMGDKEYFWNKNRDVFMMYTVYSDKLVVLGDPIGDRNSFGKAIMELREYADIRGLAPIFYQTEKDWLSLYHENGYQFFKLGEEAYVNLEEFTLTGKKKTNLRTVRNKFEREGYDFTIAEPPFSDSFIQELEAVSLDWLNGRKEKGFSLGYFDRDYIQRAPVAVLRNSAGTMMGFATIIPVYDGETISVDLMRYSQEVPSGTMDMIFISTMLHMKEQGYKWFNLGMAPLSNVGQNKYAFWSEKAAARIYRHGQYFYQFEGIRKYKEKFASRWEPKYLAFSSRSALPVTMLQLSRLIQKDIEKN; this is translated from the coding sequence ATGGGAAAGCAAGTAAACTTAGTCAAACTGGCTAAGATTTTGATCCCGTTTGTCATCATCATTTTCATTTATATGGAAGGAAAGAAGGAAATCAACCAAATCGATCCTTCCAGCCTGTTAATTCAGCTGAAATCCCTTGAACCTATGCAAATCGCTGCTATGCTTTTGATTGGATTAGCCGGGGTGTCAGCCTTAATGGCGTACGACCTCGTTTTGACCAAAAAATTAAACGTGTCATTGCCTTGGCATACCTTTTTAAAAGTTTCCTGGATTGCCAATACTTTTAATAGTGTTATAGGATTTGGAGGTTTTGCGGGTGCAGCTCTAAGGGGATTGCTGCTGAAAAATCATGTAAGGGATTCAATGATTTTTTTATCTTCCATCGTTTGGCTGATGCCTATTATGCTAACTGGAATCTCTATTCTTGCATGGCTGCCGATTTTTTCAGCCGGAACGATGATCCCCATTTATACTAGCTACCCATGGGTGAAATTTCTATTATGGGGAATGGCCTTATATTTGCCTGTTTACCTCCTTACTTGTCTCGTATTGAAAAACAAAAAACCTTTCTTTTCAATAAATCGGTGGACGGCCTGGGGAATTGCTGCCTCCCTTCTGGAATGGATTGCAGCTTCCCTCGTTCTTTGGGCTATTGCTCTCATAACAGGGACGAATATTCCCTTTGTTTCCATGCTGACGATTTTTGTTCTTGCATCGATTGCCGGTGTCATCAGTTTAGTTCCTGGTGGGATTGGTTCATTCGACTTGCTGCTGTTAGTCGGTTTGAATCATGCCGGTGCACAGGACAGCCAAATCTTGATCATTCTGCTTTTTTATCGGGTCTTTTACTCTCTCATTCCTTTCGTTATTGGGCTGTTTTTCGCTTTATCGGAAGCTTACTCCCAAACGCGGGATACCGTTGCTGATCCGTTTAAAAATAACAAATGGATGAAACGGTTCTCCTTCATTCCAAATTCGCTAATTCCTAATTTGAGCTTCTGGGCACTCGCTGTCTTAGTTTTTCTTAGCGGGGTTCTTCTTCTCTTATCTGCTGCAACGCCTGGAATTCTGGAAAGGATCAAGTTTGCAGAAAAGCTTTTATCTGAGCCCGTTATGAATATTTCTGATCTGTTATCAGTAACAGCAGGAATTTCGCTGATTTTGCTATCCCGTTCCATACAGCTTAAAGTGAAAAGCGCTTATGTGCTAACGTATATGGCTCTTTTGGGAGGAGCACTGTTTACATTTTCTAAAGGGCTGGACTATGAAGAATCTCTATTTTTAATGGCCATTCTTGCCCTCTTAAGACTTTCAAAAAATCATTTTTACCGGGAACGCCACCCCTTTTCATGGAAAGCTTCAATCTATATGATGGCTCTGACTCTTTGTGCTTTGCTCGGCTATATATCAATCGGTTTCTTTGATCAGCCGTTTGAACAGCTGTCTCTGCCTGCTTCTGTGAAGGATGTACTAATAAAAACCCCAGGAGAGCTCATCATCACAGCTGCATCAGGCTTCATTCTTGCTGTTCTTTTCAACACGATCGGCTTCACCTTTTTAATGAAAAAGGAACAGACTGCCAGGAACTCGGCCGAGCTGCTGGAATTTCTGGAGTACACGAAAGGCAATGTATTAACTCATTTGGCATTGATGGGGGATAAAGAATATTTTTGGAATAAAAACCGGGACGTTTTTATGATGTACACCGTTTATTCTGATAAATTAGTCGTGCTGGGCGATCCAATCGGAGACCGAAATTCTTTTGGAAAGGCGATTATGGAGCTTAGGGAATACGCTGATATTAGAGGCTTGGCACCTATTTTCTATCAAACAGAAAAGGATTGGCTCTCCTTATACCATGAAAATGGCTATCAGTTTTTTAAGCTTGGAGAAGAAGCGTATGTGAATCTCGAAGAATTTACGCTGACAGGAAAGAAAAAAACAAATCTGCGTACCGTCAGAAATAAATTTGAGAGAGAAGGATATGACTTTACGATTGCCGAACCTCCTTTTTCAGATTCTTTTATTCAGGAATTAGAGGCTGTCTCCTTAGACTGGCTTAACGGCCGAAAAGAGAAAGGGTTCTCTTTAGGCTATTTTGACAGGGACTATATTCAGCGGGCTCCGGTAGCTGTATTAAGAAACTCCGCCGGAACGATGATGGGATTCGCAACCATTATTCCGGTATATGACGGCGAGACCATATCCGTTGACTTGATGAGGTATTCACAGGAGGTTCCGAGCGGCACGATGGATATGATTTTCATTTCAACCATGCTTCATATGAAAGAACAGGGCTATAAGTGGTTTAACTTAGGAATGGCTCCGTTATCAAATGTCGGCCAAAATAAGTATGCCTTCTGGAGTGAAAAAGCAGCTGCACGAATCTATAGGCATGGCCAGTATTTTTACCAGTTTGAAGGAATTCGAAAATACAAAGAAAAATTTGCCAGCCGCTGGGAACCAAAATATTTGGCCTTCAGCTCCAGATCCGCTCTTCCTGTTACGATGCTGCAGCTATCGAGACTCATTCAAAAAGACATAGAGAAAAATTGA
- a CDS encoding substrate-binding domain-containing protein — MKKLFLKVGLAQFGFSILALFLTSAINSTLQASLISLLIGGLLFGWLTSRKLEEKNTFYCILPIAYTASLWAIFIFITWGALGKSPWMFYSLLHLPFLPVFFMANMEGEGRIFLWAPLAFELAFVLPIVIKFAALKKLHMISRRNTLILFSIVLLAIGSGMAVQWQRSKSVLPSYGFKYGGGYSSTDLSPYRVSNPDHVLPKLDEASEYVIKDPKQMPVMDGAEAAYPVYSAFANAVYENAKAANNQKEIISFTNTIYAFERLLSKEVDIYFGAEPSSAQREMAKKAGAELVMTPIGKEAFVFFVNPENQIDRLTVSEIQSIYSGELKNWSQLEGKSKNIVAFQRPADSGSQTLLEKIMGDKPIIQPLKEETPAGMGGIIEQVADYRNFDNAIGFSFRFFATGMRKNEKIKLLSINGISPSPENIASEKYPFTASLYAITLKSNKKKTIPPFLEWMKGSQGQELVEKVGYIKN, encoded by the coding sequence GTGAAAAAACTGTTTTTAAAAGTAGGGTTGGCTCAGTTTGGTTTTTCAATTTTAGCATTGTTTCTTACGTCTGCCATAAATAGTACATTGCAGGCATCTCTTATTTCTTTACTCATCGGCGGGCTATTGTTCGGATGGCTGACATCACGGAAGCTAGAAGAAAAAAATACTTTTTACTGCATCCTTCCCATCGCCTACACTGCTTCACTCTGGGCAATATTTATTTTTATTACCTGGGGGGCATTGGGAAAAAGCCCATGGATGTTCTATTCCCTTCTTCACCTTCCTTTTTTACCCGTTTTTTTCATGGCTAACATGGAAGGGGAAGGACGGATTTTCCTATGGGCTCCGCTTGCATTTGAACTGGCGTTTGTTCTGCCTATCGTGATTAAGTTTGCCGCGTTGAAAAAATTACATATGATTTCAAGAAGGAATACCCTTATCCTGTTTTCCATTGTCCTTTTGGCAATTGGCTCTGGAATGGCCGTTCAATGGCAGCGAAGCAAGAGTGTTCTTCCTTCCTACGGATTTAAATACGGTGGAGGCTATTCAAGCACTGATTTGTCCCCATACCGTGTGTCAAATCCTGATCATGTACTCCCAAAATTGGACGAAGCCTCAGAATATGTGATTAAAGATCCTAAGCAGATGCCTGTCATGGACGGGGCAGAAGCCGCCTATCCTGTTTATTCAGCTTTTGCCAATGCCGTCTACGAAAATGCTAAAGCAGCTAATAATCAAAAAGAGATTATCAGCTTTACCAATACGATCTATGCTTTTGAGCGCTTACTCTCTAAGGAAGTGGATATTTATTTCGGGGCTGAACCGTCTTCTGCACAACGGGAAATGGCTAAAAAAGCCGGGGCAGAGCTCGTTATGACCCCGATAGGAAAAGAGGCGTTTGTCTTTTTTGTCAATCCTGAGAATCAGATTGATCGTTTAACGGTTTCCGAGATTCAATCGATCTATTCAGGTGAGTTGAAGAACTGGTCTCAGCTTGAAGGCAAATCTAAAAACATTGTTGCATTCCAGCGGCCAGCAGATTCAGGGAGCCAGACGCTGCTTGAGAAAATCATGGGTGATAAACCGATTATTCAGCCATTGAAGGAAGAAACCCCTGCTGGGATGGGCGGTATCATTGAGCAGGTTGCGGATTACCGGAATTTTGATAATGCCATCGGCTTTTCCTTCCGTTTTTTCGCTACTGGAATGAGAAAAAATGAAAAGATTAAACTTCTTTCCATTAATGGGATAAGCCCAAGTCCGGAAAATATTGCGAGTGAAAAATATCCTTTTACCGCCTCTCTTTATGCGATTACCTTAAAATCGAACAAAAAGAAAACAATCCCGCCGTTTCTTGAATGGATGAAAGGGTCTCAGGGGCAGGAGCTCGTTGAAAAAGTCGGATATATTAAGAACTAA
- a CDS encoding phosphotriesterase-related protein encodes MNQGVETVTGAITADELGKTLIHEHFLFGYPGYSGDLTLGGMNTKEALETAETIALSLRSFGVETVVDPTPNECGRNPEFLKEVSDRTGLQIVCATGYYYEGEGATPYFKFRQQLGTAEDEIYEMFMTELTEGIGETGVKAGVIKVASSKDHITSYEEMFFRAAAKAQKETGAVILTHTQEGTMGPEQAELLISEGASPEKIVVGHMCGNTDPAYHRRVLERGVYIGFDRFGLQGIAGARPDAEKIETLSVLLKEGYGNQILLSHDTVNIWLGRPPEIPEPIAVQLRNWHPVHLFENILPKLNDRGFSEEELEDLFTKNPQQLFFQKQQADIR; translated from the coding sequence ATGAATCAGGGGGTAGAAACGGTAACTGGAGCCATAACTGCAGATGAGCTGGGGAAAACACTCATCCATGAGCACTTTCTATTCGGCTATCCAGGATACAGCGGAGACTTGACGCTGGGCGGAATGAATACAAAGGAAGCTCTGGAAACGGCTGAAACGATTGCGTTGTCCTTAAGAAGCTTTGGAGTAGAAACCGTTGTTGATCCTACTCCGAATGAATGCGGGCGAAATCCGGAATTTTTAAAAGAAGTATCAGATAGAACCGGACTGCAGATCGTATGCGCGACAGGCTACTATTACGAAGGAGAAGGCGCCACCCCCTATTTCAAATTCCGGCAGCAGCTTGGAACAGCGGAGGATGAAATTTATGAAATGTTCATGACGGAGCTTACTGAAGGAATTGGCGAAACAGGAGTGAAAGCAGGAGTGATCAAGGTGGCTTCAAGCAAGGATCACATCACCTCTTATGAAGAAATGTTCTTCCGGGCAGCAGCAAAAGCTCAAAAGGAGACAGGAGCTGTCATCCTAACCCATACACAGGAAGGAACAATGGGACCGGAACAGGCAGAACTCCTTATATCGGAAGGAGCCTCGCCGGAAAAAATAGTCGTCGGTCATATGTGCGGAAATACGGATCCTGCTTATCATCGAAGGGTCTTGGAACGAGGCGTCTATATCGGATTCGACCGTTTTGGCCTGCAGGGGATTGCGGGGGCAAGGCCTGATGCAGAAAAAATAGAGACGCTCAGCGTACTGCTGAAAGAAGGTTATGGCAATCAAATTCTGCTCTCGCATGATACGGTAAATATCTGGCTGGGCAGACCGCCTGAAATCCCGGAACCGATCGCTGTACAATTGAGAAACTGGCATCCGGTCCATTTATTTGAAAACATTTTGCCCAAGCTGAATGACCGCGGATTTTCTGAAGAGGAGCTCGAAGACTTATTCACTAAAAATCCGCAGCAGCTCTTTTTTCAAAAGCAGCAGGCAGACATCCGCTAA
- a CDS encoding long-chain-fatty-acid--CoA ligase gives MNQDHFKFWPVRTSTTLTLPETTLYHNLEVTASRYPSKTAIDYYGNEMSFGDLLKEADELAGFLQQKMNVTKGESVLLYMQNSPQFIIGFYAILRADAVVVPINPMNTADELRFYVKDCEIKSAIVGQELYDRAAPLIKEGLITQVVAAAYSDYAGTHELNLPEEVRAERRMFNEEGHFLWKEALGAGCIPLPSASGPDDLAVMPYTSGTTGLPKGCMHTNRTVQANTFGGYHWLNATSDAVSLATLPLFHVTGMIHSMHIPIMSGATMVLMTRWEREYARSIIREKKVSNWVNISTMLIDFLANPKLKKEDMASLQGLAGGGAALPAAVGEKLFDLTGLHFVEGYGLSETIAQTHFNPPDRPKLQCLGIPSFDVDAKIIDPLTHEELPIGGEGEIVVNGPQVFLGYYNRPEENEQAFIEIDGKRYFRTGDIGKRDEEGYYFMVDRVKRMINASGFKVWPAEVESLLYKHPAVQQACVVGIPDERRGETVKAFVVLTQDGLGTAPEEIIDWAKQNMADYKYPRVIEFRESLPMTTSGKLLWRQLQEEERQKVSGGIER, from the coding sequence TTGAATCAGGATCATTTTAAATTTTGGCCGGTAAGAACTTCCACAACACTGACTTTGCCGGAAACTACTCTATATCACAACCTTGAGGTAACGGCTTCCAGATATCCCAGTAAAACAGCGATCGATTATTACGGAAATGAAATGAGTTTTGGAGATTTATTAAAAGAGGCCGATGAACTGGCTGGTTTTCTGCAGCAAAAAATGAATGTGACGAAAGGGGAGAGCGTTCTCCTCTATATGCAGAACTCACCTCAATTTATTATTGGATTTTATGCCATTCTTAGAGCGGATGCAGTGGTCGTTCCAATCAATCCAATGAACACCGCAGATGAACTCCGTTTCTATGTAAAAGACTGTGAAATAAAAAGTGCCATAGTGGGACAGGAATTATATGACCGGGCTGCACCGCTAATAAAAGAAGGCTTGATTACACAGGTCGTCGCTGCTGCCTATTCTGATTATGCCGGAACTCACGAGTTGAATTTGCCGGAAGAGGTTCGTGCAGAAAGAAGAATGTTTAATGAAGAAGGACATTTTTTATGGAAGGAGGCATTAGGTGCAGGGTGCATACCGCTTCCGTCCGCTTCAGGACCGGATGATCTAGCTGTTATGCCTTATACGTCCGGGACTACCGGATTGCCAAAGGGCTGTATGCATACAAATCGGACCGTTCAGGCAAATACATTCGGTGGATACCACTGGCTTAATGCAACTTCCGATGCCGTCAGCCTTGCAACCCTTCCGCTCTTTCACGTTACCGGCATGATCCATAGTATGCATATTCCGATCATGTCAGGGGCGACCATGGTGCTGATGACAAGATGGGAACGTGAATACGCGCGCAGCATCATCCGTGAGAAAAAGGTAAGCAACTGGGTCAACATTAGTACAATGCTTATTGATTTCCTGGCGAATCCGAAGCTGAAAAAGGAAGATATGGCGTCACTTCAGGGACTTGCAGGCGGAGGAGCGGCCCTCCCGGCAGCAGTAGGAGAAAAGCTGTTTGATCTGACAGGTCTCCATTTTGTCGAAGGCTATGGGCTTTCTGAAACGATCGCCCAAACTCACTTTAATCCGCCGGATCGTCCAAAGCTTCAATGCCTCGGCATTCCATCCTTTGATGTGGATGCGAAAATTATCGATCCCCTCACTCACGAAGAGCTGCCGATAGGCGGAGAAGGAGAAATTGTTGTAAACGGACCGCAGGTTTTTCTTGGCTACTATAACAGACCGGAGGAAAATGAACAGGCGTTTATAGAAATTGATGGAAAAAGATATTTCAGGACAGGTGATATCGGCAAAAGGGACGAGGAAGGCTATTATTTTATGGTCGACCGCGTAAAGAGGATGATTAATGCATCCGGATTTAAAGTATGGCCGGCGGAAGTAGAATCGCTGCTTTATAAGCATCCGGCTGTTCAGCAGGCCTGTGTAGTAGGAATTCCGGATGAGAGAAGAGGAGAGACCGTAAAAGCCTTTGTCGTTCTCACACAGGACGGGCTTGGCACCGCGCCTGAGGAAATCATAGACTGGGCGAAGCAGAATATGGCAGATTACAAGTATCCAAGAGTGATTGAATTTAGGGAATCTCTGCCGATGACTACAAGCGGAAAATTGCTGTGGAGACAGCTGCAGGAAGAGGAACGCCAAAAGGTGAGCGGAGGAATCGAGCGATGA
- a CDS encoding alpha/beta fold hydrolase, whose translation MKNYRLMLSLIMSAAIFFSALTIQPSVSKAETGDRNPVIFIHGAGGIGASFYSIENYLKAQGWSDNELFAIEMRDKSGNNKNNAKQLAAYVDEVLEKTGKSKVDIVGHSMGGPNALTYILNSGGSKVDDVVTFGSPNKMVTSKAPAGDDPNHKILYTSIYSTNDIVVNKWLSPLQGAKNVQISGPGHLGMLANTQVNELIKEGLNGGGKNTN comes from the coding sequence ATGAAGAATTATAGATTGATGCTTTCACTCATCATGTCCGCGGCTATCTTTTTTTCAGCTCTAACCATCCAGCCATCTGTATCAAAAGCAGAGACCGGTGACCGTAATCCTGTTATTTTCATTCATGGTGCAGGCGGAATCGGCGCAAGCTTCTACAGCATTGAAAATTACTTAAAAGCACAAGGCTGGTCCGACAATGAACTCTTTGCGATTGAAATGCGCGATAAGTCGGGAAATAACAAGAATAACGCGAAGCAGCTTGCTGCATATGTAGATGAAGTTCTTGAGAAAACCGGGAAAAGCAAGGTCGATATTGTGGGACACAGCATGGGAGGACCGAATGCCCTCACCTATATTCTGAACAGCGGCGGAAGCAAGGTTGACGACGTTGTTACATTCGGATCGCCAAATAAAATGGTGACATCGAAGGCGCCTGCCGGCGATGATCCTAACCATAAAATTCTCTATACTTCTATCTACAGTACGAATGACATTGTCGTAAATAAATGGCTATCCCCTCTTCAAGGAGCGAAGAATGTTCAAATCAGCGGACCGGGCCATCTTGGAATGCTTGCGAACACTCAAGTTAACGAACTTATTAAAGAAGGATTAAATGGCGGGGGCAAAAATACGAATTAA